The sequence GGACCCTGCAGTGTGGACCCTGCAGCATGGACCCCGTGGGGCTGAGACCGTAAATAACGTGAAAACAGGAGTGGCTGAGCTCCCGGCGGAGAAATGAAACCAAAGTGACAGCCGCTTGGTGCGTGGAGCCGGACCAggcacctgcctcctccacgGAGAAATGAAACCAGCCGACCAAACAGAAAGCGAGCTGTGAGccaattattttgtttctttttacagcGAAATGACCTTCGGGCAGTGAGTTACATGGTGACCGTTTCTGTGGCAAAGATGCTTGTAGAGAAAGTACCAGACCCGGTCCCGGCAGCCGTGTGACCCGGCCTGTGCCGGGACCTGCGTCGCCCCCCTTCTGGTCCCCCCTCCCCTGCGTCGCCCCCCTCTCATCATTCCCCCTGGGAGAGCTTACCTGCCCCCTCGCTGGGGGATACTGGGGGCTTCGTCTTCTGGCTGAGGAGCAGGTGCGGCGCCTGCCGGGCTGTCCCGCGCGTCCCGTCCTGCTCGTGTCCCGCTGCCCCGCGGTGGGCCCGTTGCCTCCAGTGCGCTGAGCGtgctcctgtctcctcagctgaCCCGGCGCGGGCCCCCGGGTCTGGGCCTGGGACCTGCTCGGCTCCGTGGCTGTGGCCGCGCTCTCCTTCCTGCGCGCCTGGTCGTTTCCGGCGGTTCACTGGACCCTGGCGTGTGCGTGGTGGAGACGGTTGGAGtctgtccccccccccatgctgATCTCTGTACCGTTCAGCTTTAGTGCACGTGCTGCTGAAGCGAGCCCTGGGGATTGTTTTAAAGGGCGGCGATGAGGGACCCTGAGGTGCCGGGGACGCTGtggggctgctccctctgcctcaggGCTGCCCGTCCTGCCCCGCCCGCCTGGCAgttcctgcaggggaggggagcggtCCGGTGCGTCTGCGGCAGGGAATGGAGGCCCGTGTGCGTGTCCCTGGCTCAGGTTGTGCGGAGGAGCGTGAGCTGGGAAACAGACACTTGGGTCCTTACTTACCAGTAGAATGACCCCGAATCGTGCCCAGcccccctcgcccaggctgctGAGCGCCGAGTGTGGGGACAcaggacagacggacagacggcCGGAGGGGCAGGTGGAAGCTCGGGTTTGGGGGCGCCCGCTGCGCTGGGATCTGGACTTGGGGCCGGCGAGGAAACGAAAGGGGAACGCTCTCCACTCCTAGTTCCACATCTTCCTTCCTgccgccccccctcacccccccacactCTCCAGGGGTGAGCGGACACGTTGCTTCcccgggcggggcgggtggggcgggAGCAGCTGCTGCCTGCCGTTCCCACGAGGGAGCAGCCACAGCTCGGCCGCTTcttcctggggcccaggcccaggtggcCATCCCTCGCCGGCAGGAGGGTGCGGCCCTGTGCCCTGGGGCAGCCAGGCCCCGCCCTAGAAGGCTGGCTCCATGTTCCTCTGACACCCTCTGCCAGGCGGCTCAGCCTGTGAGGAGGGGTTCAGCCGACCCCCCGCTGGAGCCCCGCCTTTGACATGGCTGGGCTGTCACAGGCCTTTCTCTTGGGCTGTAGATGCAAcgtgtcctctttttaaaaaatatatttgtgttgatttcagagaggaagggagagggagggagagatggaaacatcagtgatgagaaagaaccatgggccggctgcctcctgcacgccccacgctggggatccagcccgcaccccgggcctgtgccctgacggaatcgcaccgtgacctcctggttcacaggtcgaggctcagccacggagccgcgccggccgggctaCGATGTGTCGTCCTTAGACAACGTATGGACTCACGGGCACAGACGGTTTGGTGACTGCCGGCGGGGGGGTAGACAAGGGTAAAGGGGTGAatgtaaatggtgatggaggagACTTGACCTGGGCTGGTGAACACACAGGACAATGCACAGGTGATTGTTCACCTGAACCCAATGTCACCCCAGGAAATTCAATCAAAAAgaactattttttattgaaagCTGAGCATGGAGGCCCCGAGATGGTAGGTCCTCACCCCTGTCAGGCCGAGCCACCCCTGCCCGACACGTGGGCCCAGCACCTGCCAGCTGGTGCACAGACCGGAACAGTCACGCCCATGTGGTGAGAACGGGCCACCCTCAGCGCCGCGTTCCCGCAAAAGGAAGGCTCTCGAGGCAGACTTCACCCCTCGGAGGCTCCCTGCAGCGGCCTCGGGGGCCTGGGGGCCGTAGGCATGAGGGAGAAGCCCCCCACGAGGGAGAAGACCCCACGAGGGAGAAGACCCCACGTCCCTGGAGCACGGCGGCAATAGCAGTGACCTGGGGACGCGGGCACGGCAAGGCGGGCGAGGACGCACGTGGTCCAAGCGTTTCCTGCGGTCGGTCGTGCGGAGTGGCCTGTCGGGGACTTGCGGCGACATGAATGACAGCCAGTCGCGAGTGAATCTCCGTGCCTGGGCCCACACCGTGGAAGGACCGAGGCCGGTTCTGTGCCTCTCGCCTGTCGTCACAGGCGCTTCTGGTTGACGCGACATTGGAAGGAGTCGGGGTTGGACGGGCAAACCCTGGTGACGAGAGGGAAGCTCATGAGGAGCTGCCACACTGTCCTTGCGGAGTCTGCACACGAGGCCGGGACGGGAGGCCACGGGGTCGGAGGGCGAGACCTCGCCCGGCCCCATGACGAGGGCGCACGCAGGGCTGGGTGGCCCTGGACGGCCCGCTCCCCGCGGCCTGGAACTTAAAAGGCCCCGTTTAGTCAGCCGGACGCTCAGGAGGTTGTCCCAGCTCCGACGTGGCCGCCGCATCCATGTGTGTAGTCAGCGCAGCCGATGAAACGGGCAGGAGAGCGGTGCCCTTGGCCGGCCGGGCACCGGTCCAGCGTGTGGCCGCGTGGTTGGGCCACTGCACCGCAGCCTCTGTGGGGGGCATCCCAGGCCGCTgcctccacccctgctccccggcCAGCAGACCCGCCCTCCCTGCGGAACCCTCCCTCCTGCAGctccttctgcccccccccccaggtttcATCATGAACAGCCCCTGCCGGGGGCACGTGGACCCGGGTGATGCCAGCGCCCGCGGCGGTTTTCGGAGTGGAAGCGCTCGTGTGTTAAATATAGCCTTCTGCGAAGAAGGAAGCCGAAGTTCAGAACAGAAACCGGGCGGCCTGCTGGGCTGGTGGGCACTGGCAGGTCCCAAAGCAAGTGTGTCACACCCACAGGCTCACACGGGCCACACAAACAGGTGTAAGTGTctggccgcaaaaaaacaaaagcttccattttcacaGAAACGTGGTTTATtccgatagagacatgctgacgCAAAGGGCTGAAacaaatgagtcatcgttaaataatagaacattgtaataaaaattaatattttttcttgagcatTCACTTACCAGAAgctgaataactgcacaagttAATAAGCgtcacacaaataaacctatttttcttgttctccgaaagcgaatatttcctgttgcgcacacccaACAAgttagtccaagactaatgacatgtccatcggctgctaaaatattcgccgctggtgttagtggagagaaatggtgcgcctgcgtgtaaggcgcgtaagggaaatgaatgcaacacaattatagtcatcagtcattaacgaacattgtagtttgttattaataatgatgtctaacaggatattgtaaaaattaagttacaaaatttttgttaaaaaaattttttttaattaatcctcacccgaggacacttttccattgatatttagggagagtggaagagagagggaaagagagagaaacattgatgtgagagagacacatcaattagttgcctcctgaatgcgccctgaccagggcccaggccagggaggagcctgcaatggacgtatgtgcccttgaccggaattgaacccaggacccttcagtccgcaggttgacgctctatccactgagccagaccagccggGACTTAACATGTTTCTTATGAACCGTTACACTGGCTGGGCCGCAGAAATAtatgttgtgggctgcatgcagtcTGTGAGTTTGACATCTTGTTCTAGCGTGTGCCCGTCTGCTGCCTGTTGCGCTTGCACTTGGAGCTGACCTCAGGCCTCGTGCCCGCCGTGTCACCCGATCGTGCCAACTGAGGTCCCCCAGGGTCAGGCTTGCGTCCCTGTGTGCGGCCCTCAGCTGATCAGAGAGAGAAGCTCCAACCCCGTAATTTACACAGAATGTACATTTCAGGGAGCCTCAtggctggagggctgggggcggggggccggggacAGGGTGTGGGCCGCTTGGCATCTGCTGACCCCCTAGCCCCTCGGGCCAGCCCCCCATGTccggcccaggccttcaccgcccgTGGAGAATTCTGTCCCCAGCCTTGGTCCTCTGCACGCAGCGGTAACGGGACCAGCTACCCTGGAGGTGGCGGGCACGGGTGTGGGCATGGGGGCGGCACCGGCCCTCCCGCCTGTGCCCGCACTGGTTGCCGCGTCGCCCGGCACTGACTGGCCCTGTCCTTGCAGCAGTCCTGTGTCAACTGTGGCCGGGAGGCCCTGAGCGAGTGCACCGGCTGCCACAAGGTCAACTACTGCTCCACCTTCTGCCAGCGCAAGGTAGGCTATTCCCCATGGGGGGGGCTGCTCACCGTGGCCTTCGGCCTGTGGTCAgcgccccagcccagggcccctgtGTCTGTTCCCACCGTTCGGCCTTCCATCGAAGGAGGTTAAACGGGTGTTTTCCCGGGGCCTCGAGGCCGCCTCTCCGGGCCCCGCCAGCTCTCTCCTCGGCCTGTTTGGGGATTTCTGCGTGAAGGAGGATGGTGGTGGGAGGACGGGCCACACAGCTACACGTGTCCCTCAGCCTCTCCCGGGCCAGGGACGCACCCGTGGGGCCCAGGCACTGTCCATTCTCAGCAGAAGTCCTCGGGTGGGCGACGGAGCGGGACCGTGTGGGTGGGGCTCGTGGCAGGGGCTTCCtgggcacgggggcgggggggggggccgctCACAGCACCCGTAGGAAGTGAGGGGCAGGACAGCGCAGAGCCCGCACATGTCCGTCGGGAACCCCGTCCGGGTGGCAGGACCGGCTCCTGTTCCTCCAGGTGTGCGTGTCCAGTGCCTTCCCGCACGCCACTGGGTACCACACCCTCACCTCGCCCTGTGCCAGGCCACTCTGCCTGGAGGGACAGCGTGGCCGTTGGCTTCCCTGGCGTCCAGCCTCCGGCAAGCCCTGGTCCAGGCTCCATGCCcacctgggggtgagggagctgggGCCTCGCTCAGGCCCGCCCCGTCCTCCCCGGACCCCAGCCTCCGCTGCCCCCCGGCTCCAGCTGCGGTTTTCATCGTTGCGATGATAAACCGCGCTGTGGCAGCACCACAGATACAAGTATTTCTTTGAAgggcagtattttttttaatgtatttttattgatttcagagaggaagggagaggggggagagacatcagtgatgagagagaatcatccatcggctgcctcctgcacgccccacgctggggatccagcccgcaacccgggcacatgccccggcCGAGAATCAACCGGCCTCAGCCAGGAGCCGCGCCGGCCAGGCTGCACAGACGCCGTCCGTTAGATCCCGGGACGCCTTCCAGGGTCTCAGTGTCAGGCTCCTCCGGGTTGCTGGCCTGGGCGCTCGTCCCTCAGGTGCAGGCGGGCGAGGCTGGCACACAGCGCCCCGGCTGTGGCCTCGGCGGAGACGCCTGGAGGCtgccgggggcagctcctgtgacGGTGCCTCCCGTGCAGGACTGGAAGGACCACCAGCACATGTGTGGCCAGGCAGCGTCGGTTACCGTGCCGGGGGACGACGTCCAGGTCGCCGAGGGCGTGATCGAGAAAGTCGCCGTGTGAGGGCACCGGCCCCCCCCCCTCTGCGGTGCCCGCTGTCTCGGGCCCAGGGCCCCTCGAGGACTTCAcagtggagtggggtgggagggcattGAAAAGGGGAACAAACTTGCTGGCCAAGTTATGAACAGAGTTGGGGTGACCTGCGCCCTTGGAAGTGAACCCTGCCGCCCGGAAGCCCCCAGGAAGGCCGGGCCTCGGCGGCCGGGGGAGAAGCGTCTCACGGTGCTTTTTTATTGGATCACGAGGGTCCGGTCGTACCCACGGGTGTGTTGTGTGTGTCACACGCGTGTATATATATGTGTCTCAGTAAAGTCGATCCCTCACCCAATCCCAGCTCTCACCTCCCAGACACTGGGAGGCGGGTcggcctgcctcagtttctcctgatCTTGTGGTGAGAAAGCCTCGACTGAGAAAGTGCACAGACCTCGGGGACACCAGGCCCTGCAGCCATCTTCCCGCCCCCCCGGCTGTCACCCCAGGAGCAGAGGCAGGCGTGCGAGGGCCGCGCTGCCCAGGGACGGGTCCCACAGGCCTCGGAGCTGCCATCCAGTTTGGAAGTCACAGCCTGCGTGTAACCTCATCCCTTTAGCTCATGCCTGCCCGTCCGGCACTGACCACGGAGCCCCACGGTGCTGGGGGGGCCACCTCAGGGCTCAGCCCCTGCGTGGAACCTGGTCCTCAGGCGGCGGGAGACCTCACGGAGGGTCGCGTGGGGCCTGTGCCCAGgcaccggctctgcccctgctccccccacccctgccccccgaaGCACCTCCGCCTGGCGGTACCTCGCTCTGCGGCTGCGCTGGCTCCTCTGGGTTTTCTGTCACTTGTTGACCAAGCGCTTGTGAGGCAGCTGTGTgctggctcttcctcttcctcttcccgcCTCCGCCACCGTCTGGGGAATGAAGGCTGGCAGAGGTGGGGCACCCGTTGGGTCTGAACCTGGCCCACCTGCAGCCTGACGCCCTCCTGGCCCTGTCCTGGGAGGGTCTGGCCAGCGGGTTCTGTCCGCAGTCTGCGGCCTCCGGAGCGTGGACAACGGCACCGGCTcttcccaggccaggccctgcaggagcAGCTGGCCTCCTGGGAAGGTTCCCTGGAACTGTGGACAATCACACTTCCCCTTTTCTTCACAATAGAGAGGCCTCAGGCCCagcccgcgtggctcaggggttgagcgttgacctgcatCCCAGGAGGCCTCGGTTcaattccctgccagggcacacGCCCCGGGCCGGGCTCaatcccaatagggggcgtgcaggaggcggccgaccaGGGAtcctcatcgttgatgtttctctctccccctctcccttcctctctgaaatgtgtACGGAAAGAAGGTGCCCCAAACTCAAGCAACCACCAAAGCTGGGCTCTGCCCAGGttccctgcacccccacctccatccgTCAGACCCTTGTCCAGCAGGAAACAGTCTTATTATTCAGCAGGGACAGGTGGCCATGGGACAAGTCTCCAAGGGGATGGGGCTGGTCAGggaggcttcttggaggaggcgGCAGCAGAGACCAGGAGCAGGAGAGGGTGCGCACCCAGAGGGACCATCTTCGCAGGCAGAGCCGTGCCTGGTGCCCGGCACCGCACAGCCGTACCCCACAGATGCAGGAGAGAGCATGCGGGACAGACAGCTCCCAGCACTCCTCCCGTGGGCAGACAGGAAGTCCGAGGGGCTGCGCTGGTTGGAGGGGCCGAGAGCTGTGTCTTGGGGCGGGCAGCTTGGGTGGCTCTGCCCTGCCTTGGCCTTGGGCCACACCACTCGGGCTGAGGGTGGCTGAGTGcccttgggggaggagggagtctCCTAGGTGGGCCCACCGGCACCCAGCCCTCTCCTCAGGCTTTGGGCGGCTCTGGCAGGAGCTGTGCTCTGACCTGGAGTCAGCTCAGCTGTGTTTTCACAGGACAGCCGAGCGGCCACCTTGGCTGGTGGGCGGGGGGAGCCCACTGCGGGAAGCTTTGTCCCCAGCCCAGTGCAAAGCCCCTGCAGGGTAAACTGTCCACTCTTTCCCTCTGGggtggagcggggggggggggggggggggggagggcagtgggggcatgAGGGAGGAAGCTGCTAGCCCAGGACGCTGGATGGGGGCTGGGCCCTGCAGCTGGGGCTCAGGTGTGCGGGAGGGGGCCTGCTGGAGCTGTGGGCACTGTGGTGAGCCCCAGGGCACCCCAGGGAGCAGAGCCCGGGCCTGAATGCCTCTCTTTGGGCCGAGCTGAGCACTCCCCAAGTTCAAACCTGccaacccctcaccccaccccgtGCTCCCACCTCACCCTGAGCCAGGAGTCAGTTTGGGGGGGAGGGTCTGTTCTCTGGGCTTCCTTGGAAGAAAGGAGGGGCCTGATGGGGGTCAGTGGGTGTCTGGGCTTCATGTGGGGCCGGCTCCTCCTTCTTGGGCCCCTCCCGGTCTCACCCCGAGGGGCCTTCTGGGCAGGTGTTTGGAAGGAACccgtttatttatttaaaaaaagaacacaggtgtctttattgatttcagagaggaagggagagagagaaacatcagtgataagagagaaccattgattggctgcctcctgaccaggaatcgaacccccctggccagggcctggcccctgaGGCAAGGTGGGAGCTCAGAGACgctgggggcggggtgagggggtgctctgctcagctGCAGGGGCGCAGGGCCTTGCGGAAGACGGTGCGGAACTCGGCGTTGAAGACCGTGTAGATGAGCGGGTTGAGGGCGCTGTTCAGGTAGCCCAGCCAGGTGACTGCGCTGACCAGCCGCGGGGACACGGCGCAGGCGGGGCACAGCGCCCGCGTGATGTGCACCACGAAGAAGGGCGTCCAGCAAACCAGGAAGGCccctgggccgggggggggggggggtcgggggcgAAGTGAGCCAGGGCCCTGCAGAGCCCGACGGGGCCCCGGgccgccaccccccgccccacgccgACAGGGGCGGGCACCCACCGACCACCACGGGCAGGACCCTCATGGCCTTGCGCTCCCGGCTGGTGATCTTGGCGCGGCTCCTGCGGGctcgcggcgggggcgggggcgggccggCCTCGgggggcgcggcggcggcgggaggcggcGGGCCGGGGCCGCTGGGCCGGCGGGGCGCGCGGGCGTGCAGTTTGGCGCGGCGCGCGGCACCCCAGCGCCGGAGGCCCCGGAAGGTGGCCAAGTAGAGCAGCAGCATGAGCgggcagggcaggaggaaggagcaCAGGGACGAGTAGACCACGTAGTCGCGGTCCTCCAGGCGGCACGCGGTGGGGTCGCGGCCGCGCGTGTCGTTGAGGCCGCACAGCACGggcgccgccaccgccgccgccagcAGCCACGTGGCGCCGATGAGCAGCAGCTGCCGCCCGCCTCGGCCCTGGCGGTTGTAGCGCAGGGGCACGGCCACGGCCACGAACCTGCGGGGAGCACGGGCAGGGCGGCGGGActtgtggggagctgggggcggggcccgagGAGAGGGACAgggcgctgggggcggggcccgaCGAGAGGGACAgggcgctgggggcggggccccaggAGAGGACAGGGCGCTGGGGGCGGGGTCTGAGGAGAGGGACAGGGCGCTGGGGGCGGGGTCTGAGGAGAGGACAGGGCGCTGGGGGCGGGGTCtgaggagagggacagggagctgggggcggggtctgaggagagggacagggagctgggggcggggtctgaggagagggacagggagctgggggcggggtcagaggagagggacagggagctgggggcggggtctgagaagagggacagggagctgggggcggggccagaggagagggacagggagctgggggcggggccagaggagggatggggagctgggggcggggcccgaggagagggacagggagctgggggcggggtctgaggagagggacagggagctgggggcggggccagaggcgagggatggggagctgggggcggggcccgaggagagggacagggagctgggggcggggacagttaagggggcggggctggggcgcggccaggggtgggggcggggcgagtGGGGAAGGAGCGGGGCGGGCGGGTGCTGGGCCGCCCACCTGTCCACGCTGATGGCGCACAGGTTGAAGATGGAAGCGGTGCACAGCATGACGTCCATGGCCATGAGCGCGTCGCAGAGGCGGGGGCTCAGCAGCCACACGCCGCCCTGGACCTGGGCCgagaggagggggcgggcagCAACAAGGGACACACGACGCGCTGACTCCCCAACCAGGCCCAGGCCGCAGCCGTGGCCGGGTCCCCCCGCGCCTCCTTTTGTTGGAACTGGGAAAGGGGGACAGGGGGGAGTGGACCCTGATCTCTGATGACATGGGGCCCAGGGGGTCCCCACCCCGGGCTGCCCTGAGGGCCGCCCGCCGCTCTTGTCTCCCCCGAGCACGGCTGAGAGTCGGTCTGTGGATAAGCTGCCACTGCTCTGGGGTTTTGGACAAATGGCTTCACTTCTGTGCCCTCGCCTGTGAAATTGTCCGGAAAACAAACGAATTAAAAATATCAAGGCCTCCTCACTGTACCCAGCGCCCCGCCACGGGCAAAGGAGcagacagcccccacccccaccccgtccaTCTAAATCCCCTCCCGCTGATTCGGGACGATTAGGAGCTTAAGACCTGCACTGTGACGTCTGCTGCGGCTCTCGGAACCGCAGGCCATGCGTGTCCTTGTCCCGCTGGCCTCTGCCCCAGCAGCTTCTCCGCCCAGGCCTTGGAGTGGAAGGGATGGCACCTGGgggcccccaggcccaggctgggtcTAGAGCGGAGGCCAGCGCGGCTCTCCACGAGGCCACTAGACCCCACAGCCACCCCCTCAGTTCTGCTGTCCCCCCAGACCTCCTCCCccccttcactgcccctcccacgGTGGCTGCGCCTGTGCACGAATGAGGGGCTCCTTCCGTGGGTTGCATGAGTGTGTGATCTTGGTCACGCGCGGCTGTGGCCTGTGCAGTGATGTGTGTCTGTGCCCCAGGGGGAGCGGGCGGGGGAAGCCTGACCCTTCCTGTCCAGCCGGCTCCCTGGGAGGTGGGGCCCCGCGGAGGgcgcggtggggaggggggtgggcctGGGCCGCCCCAGTCGCCTGCCGTGGGGTCCCCGGCTTGAAGGACAGAGGCCTCTCTTGGGTGGTAACAAACGCTAGGACAGGAAGGGCTCCTGGGAAGGCAAGAGGCAGGGTCACGCTGGGTCGTCGCGTGGCGGGAACAGGGCACGAAGGAGCGGGAGGGGGCGCCGCGCGTGGGCTCCGCGCTCACCTCGGAGTAGACGAACAGCGGCAGCACGAGCAGGGCGAGCAGCAGGTCCGCGGCCGCCAGGCTCACGATGAAGTAGTTGGTGGGCGTCTGCAGGGCGCGCTCGGCCGCCACGCTCACGCACACGAGCGAGTTCCCCGCGAGCACCGCGCCGATGAGCAGCACGCCCCCCAccagcgccgccgccgcccccgcgccgcc is a genomic window of Myotis daubentonii chromosome 9, mMyoDau2.1, whole genome shotgun sequence containing:
- the DRD4 gene encoding D(4) dopamine receptor, which codes for MGNRSAAEADGLLGGRGAGGGGAGAAAALVGGVLLIGAVLAGNSLVCVSVAAERALQTPTNYFIVSLAAADLLLALLVLPLFVYSEVQGGVWLLSPRLCDALMAMDVMLCTASIFNLCAISVDRFVAVAVPLRYNRQGRGGRQLLLIGATWLLAAAVAAPVLCGLNDTRGRDPTACRLEDRDYVVYSSLCSFLLPCPLMLLLYLATFRGLRRWGAARRAKLHARAPRRPSGPGPPPPAAAAPPEAGPPPPPPRARRSRAKITSRERKAMRVLPVVVGAFLVCWTPFFVVHITRALCPACAVSPRLVSAVTWLGYLNSALNPLIYTVFNAEFRTVFRKALRPCS